The following are encoded together in the Thermodesulfobacteriota bacterium genome:
- the purQ gene encoding phosphoribosylformylglycinamidine synthase subunit PurQ: protein MPNFAIIVFPGSNCDHDCYHVLKHVFGQECEFVWHEETDLNGFDCVILPGGFSYGDYLRTGAIARFSPVMKAVEKFARNGKPILGICNGFQVLVEAGLLPGALIKNSSLRFVCKWVNIRVENINTPFTHRMKKGQLLRIPIAHGEGNYFANPLDIIKLNENSQVVFRYCDEKGEITLESNPNGSSDNIAGLCNSGGNVLGLMPHPERCCEDIVGGEDGKAVFESLISWLDKTVSKQEVKTFG, encoded by the coding sequence ATGCCTAACTTTGCTATAATCGTCTTTCCCGGCTCGAATTGCGACCATGACTGTTACCACGTGCTAAAACACGTTTTCGGACAGGAATGTGAATTCGTATGGCACGAGGAAACGGATTTGAATGGATTCGACTGTGTAATCCTGCCCGGCGGTTTTTCCTATGGTGATTACCTTCGAACCGGGGCCATCGCCAGGTTCTCCCCGGTCATGAAAGCAGTAGAAAAATTCGCTAGGAACGGCAAGCCTATTCTGGGTATCTGTAACGGCTTTCAGGTCTTGGTCGAGGCGGGACTTCTTCCCGGCGCGCTTATTAAGAATTCCTCCCTCCGGTTTGTCTGCAAATGGGTTAATATTCGTGTAGAAAACATAAACACGCCCTTTACCCACCGGATGAAGAAAGGACAATTGCTCAGAATTCCCATCGCTCATGGTGAAGGAAACTATTTCGCAAACCCACTCGACATCATAAAACTCAACGAGAATTCCCAGGTGGTGTTCAGATATTGTGATGAGAAAGGGGAAATCACCCTGGAATCGAACCCAAACGGGTCGTCCGACAACATAGCGGGCCTATGCAACTCCGGGGGGAACGTACTTGGCTTGATGCCGCACCCGGAAAGATGCTGTGAGGATATAGTGGGGGGAGAAGACGGGAAGGCCGTATTCGAGTCGTTAATTTCCTGGCTAGATAAAACCGTTT